In a single window of the Littorina saxatilis isolate snail1 linkage group LG3, US_GU_Lsax_2.0, whole genome shotgun sequence genome:
- the LOC138962791 gene encoding uncharacterized protein encodes MHRNMPPRRAASRRVAEVTRAAAGRPRASNQTASQRQPGGFESATAGGEESATALAAVLAELRRLGERQETCQVAIVSLQKDNQRLQEAVSGDREAIASTSGSMTTGTSNSTLSGSVANLVNTITGTEYGEPSSGLILVE; translated from the exons ATGCACAGGAATATGCCTCCCAGGAGGGCAGCGTCAAGGCGGGTAGCCGAAGTGACCCGAGCCGCTGCAGGTCGGCCGAGGGCCAGCAACCAGACAGCCTCGCAGCGACAACCCGGTGGGTTTGAGTCAGCCACAGCAGGAGGGGAAGAAAGCGCCACTGCTTTGGCCGCGGTATTGGCTGAGCTACGCAGGCTGGGGGAGCGGCAAGAGACCTGCCAAGTGGCCATTGTCTCGCTCCAGAAAGACAACCAACGTCTGCAAGAAGCTGTTTCGGGTGATCGTGAGGCCATCGCCTCAACATCGGGATCGATGACAACCGGTACCAGCAATTCTACCCTGTCTGGCTCGGTTGCCAACCTGGTCAACACAATCACAG GCACAGAGTACGGGGAGCCATCCAGCGGGTTGATCCTGGTGGAGTAG